CAGGACTTAATTGTCCTAAAACAGGTTGAGGCATAGAGGCTAAGGGTTGAGTCGATTGCTCTGTATAGAACTTGGACATCTCAAACTCCTAAATTAAGTCAATGAATGACCTGCAATTGCACATTTTTACGTACAACAGTGGGTCAGCAAACCCATGACAGGTGGTGAATTATTTAGCCAGCCACTTCTGTTGATCGGAACTATCTTTGGCAATGACTAAATAATTCGGAGACTGATATTCGATCGTTAAAACTTGTTGACCTCGATACGGGATGATTTTTGCCCAATGGGGTAACTGAGCATTAATCGTCACTAAGCGATGGGCTGAATCGATGACATCCACTTGACCAATTTTGCCCTCAGTTTCTAAAGGCACAAAAGCAGAACTGACGGTACCGATACAACCAATTAGGCGATCGCTATTTCCTTCTTCACCAAACGAAGCAAAGATTTTGCCTAACGGACGAGCAATTAACCTTCCTAGATACAGACTCATCGCCAGCGAACCCAAAAGAATCACCTGACTGAGAAAACCGGTGGGTGAATTCAACAGGACATTGAACATCCAACCTAAAACACCCCAAAGGCTAAAGTCAGTGGCGAGGAGTAGAATTAAAGGGGCTTTGCCAAAACCCAACCATCCTAAAATTTGTAAAGGGCTAAAGTCCCCATCGCTATCGGCATCTAAATCTAAGAGATTGTCGCCCGCCTCAAAGTCAGCATCGCCCTCTAGATCGAGATCGTCATCTCCTCCACCTGAGATAATTACAAATACAAATAAGAAAATGCCTATTCCTAAAAAAATCCAATAGGGGATATTGCTGAGGTTAAAAAGCATAGTAATGGCTGCCTGGAGAGGGGCTGAAGTCATTAGCTACAGCAGAGTCTACTCCCGGTTCGCAAGAATACAATAAAAAAGAAGGAAAATTATAGAATCATGAAGCTCAAACGAATCGGTCACGTTGCCATCTGCGTTCAAGATATTGACCGCGCTGTGGAATTTTACAAGAATCTGGGAATGGAAGTCGCTTGGCAAGATAGCGACTGGGCGTATCTGAAAGCCGGAGAGGATGGGTTAGCGCTGCTCAGTCCGGGGTATGCTCAAGCGGGGCCTCATTTTGGGTTTATTTTCCGCGATCGCGCCGAGATGGAAGCCAGTTACGAGCAACTCTCAGCGCAAAACGTGAAAATGACTAAAATTCACGAACACCGCGATGGAACCGCCTCCTTCTACGGACAAGATCCAGACGGAAACTGGTTTGAGTATTTGTATGAACCCGCTTTAGTGAGTGCTGAGTAGTTAAGAGGATGGGGGGATGGAGAATTGTGTAGGTTGGGTTGAGGTACGAAACCCAACAGCCGCCAGGGTTGTGTTGGGTTTGATTTCCCCCCTACCAAGGATTACCAATAAGGGTGAACGCAGACCAAAAATAGGGATGAGAGAGGTTTTCTTGTCCGCTTAACAGCGTTGAGGGGAGAGGAACCGTACCGAGTCCGGGAATCTGCAATTGATTGTCTTCGACTCGCACTTGACCTTCCAGCATCGCCACTTGGGTGCGTCTAAGCGCTTCCGCTTTAATTGGGGCCGTTTTCAGTTGGGTGTAGAAGTCCGACATCAAACCCAAAGTTCCCTCATCGGAAACGTACCACAAACTGGCTAAAGCCGATTTTGCCCCAGACTGAACGGCGAAACCGCCAAAACCGAGTTCAGCTTGTTCGTCTCCTAATGCAGTCCGACAGGCGCTTAACACCACCAAATGCACGGGAGGATTTGCCCAACCCAGTTGGCGCATCTGATCGAGTTGCAATCGCTCATCCCAAAGCTGAATATAGGAGTTGCTAGGCGCACCGGCTCGAAATTCGCCATGCGTAGCGAGGTGAACGATACCATAAGGTCGGCGCGATCGCGCGGCTTTGAGGTTGCTTAAGGTAAAGGCTTGGTTTAAGAAACTGTCTCCAGACCATTCTTGAACGATCGTTCTCACTTCGGTAGGGACGGCGGGTAAGGGACTTTGATCGGTAAATTCTGACGAACCCATCGCCAAAACTTGGGTCTGTTTAATATCCACATAGCGCGTATCAACTAAGCTCAAACTGGGCATTAAGCCAACACTGTATTCTTGAACGAGGAATTGTTCGCCACTGTGGATCGCGGCGAGGGGGGTAGAACGCAAACCCACATCGAGAATAAAGACCAGATTGTCAATTTCTCGCTCTTCTAAGTCGGGTTTGAGGGGTGCAACGATCCAACCATACAACCTCTGAGCGGGGGGCAGATAGCTTGTAGTATTAATCCGTCGGGGGTTGGTGACTTCAGATTTAAAGTTATTGGCAATTTGGGTAACTTGCGATCGCGTTACGCCAGCCAGACGTTTGCGAACCGGGGGCCCATTCCGGGTAATCATCAACAACTCTAATTCATCGTTGGGGCTAGCAATTAGGCTGCGTCCGCTTGGATCGGTGTTGTCACCTGGCGTAGCGGCGAGGAAGTTAACGTAGATGATGGCGGGTTTAACGCCGGTGTCTTTCTCAATTTCGCTGAGAATTTCCCGTGCTTCGGTGAGCGATCGCACTTCGGTACTGGGGAAAGGCAGATCCAGATAATTTACGTACTCCTGGGTAAGAGAAGCTTCGCGCGATCGCACCAACAAATCAAGCTCAAACTCAGTTAAGGTGCTGAGATCGGGTAAATCTCGTAAAGGAATCTCTTCAGCTTGTAAGTCTCGCCCCAGCTTAATTTGGGTTTCCCTGGGGATGATGACGGGTTCTGGTGTGGGTGCTGGCGTCGGAACCGGGGTAGGTGTGGGTACTGGCGTCGGAACCGGAGTTGGTGTGGGTACTGGCGTCGGAACCGGAGTCGGTGTGGGTACTGGCGTCGGAACGGGGGTAGGTGTGGGTACTGGCGTCGGAACGGGGGTAGGTGTGGGTACTGGCGTCGGAACCGGAGTCGGTGTGGGTGTGGGGATAGGTCTAGGGGTGGGTGTTGGCGTCGGTGTCGGCGTCGGGGTGGGTGCTGGCGATCCCGTCACGCGAATTTGCCCTTGCTCGAAACAGATCCCCTCAATGCAGGGGAAAATGCCCGATGGGAGGGTATCTGTTCCTGTGGTCATTAGCCCTTCAGTGCGGCTGATCGGATCGGGAGAGGGGGTTTCAGGTGTTTCTGCGACAAAGAAGAAGGGTTGTCCTTGGATAATTGAAATATTGCCACCTCCAGAGGGCCCGGCGGTTGAAATACTGGCATTGACGCCATTGCGATCGCTAAAGGTGCTTAAGGCTTGAAAGGTTCCCTCAGATTGGATGGAAACAAACCCCCCAGTTCCGGTAGTAGCGTTTGGACTGGCTCCCCCTTGGGTATTAATCCAATCTACAATCACATCGCCTTCTGGATCGAGGGTGACATTTCCACCATTGCCAAACTGAGAGCTAGAGTTAATTTGACCTGCTGTAATCGAAATTTGAGCCAGTAGTTGAATTTCTCCGCCTTGGGTAAGCCCTTCGTCACCAGAACTGCTACTGTCTAAATTGCCAGTGGCGATCGCACCGGCTAACCCCTCAGAGATTCCCGTTAGGAAGATGTTTCCCCCAACTCCAAAGGCTGAAGTATTGATATTTCCGGTCAAAATATCGCCCGATGCTTCGAGTCTGACGTTTCTCCCATCTCCGTTGGGGTTACTGGCGTTAATATCGGTAACGGTCAGATTACCATTGGGCGATCGCAGCAGTAAATCGCCTCCCAACCCTTGCAGATCGATTAAACCTGTCACCACAATGCCATTAGGCGCTTCTAAGGTGACTGCTCCCCCATTCGGAGCAACAGAACGGGCTGTAATATTCCCTTGAATGCGGATACTATCATCGCTGGAAATATTGATTGCGCCGTTTCCGAAAATACTGCCACTGGTAATGACATCGCCTGTGGTGACGGAACCCAAAGCATCGATGAAAATGGCACCCGGAACGCTAGAAGCGGTATTCAATGTTCCGGCGCTGGTATCGATCGTACCGCTGCTAATTAAACTGAGCGTTCTCCCTACTCCTGACGCACTCACAAGATCGATATTGCCTGTCGTAATTCTCCCAGCATCCAGCGTTAAGTCATCGGTACCTGTTAATCTAAATCCAGTCGTATCGATGGAACCCAAGGGCGATCGCAATACCGTTGCATATTGAAAGGTGAGATCGCTAGCCACTGCGATCGCACCGCTACTGTTAGCGCGTCCAATGGTGAGGCGAATTAAATTAGCAGTTGCTAAAGCACTCAAATCCAAACTATCGATATCTAAAGCCGCAGTGGGTGCTAAGGGGTTTCCACCCAGCACCATATTTTGACCTTCTGAAAAAGGCTGAAGGATTAAATCAATATTGTTACCTAAACTCGTCACCGAACCGCGAAAATCAATTTCATCTGCGGTGAAGAAAACGGTCGCTGCACTTGAAGGTAACTCTACGCCACCATTAAAGGTTAAACTGTTGCGACTCCCAATTTCTTGAGAACCCGTACCGGCTAGGCGGGTTTGTCCATCTACTGTGAGTTGAGAGAGCAATTCTTCCGAACCCACTGAAGCAGCAAAGGTGACAGTTCCGCTCGTTCCAGTATTAATGGTTAATTGGCGATCGCCGTTAACTGTTCCTTCAAAACTCACGTCGCCATCTGTCAATGCACCTCTGACATCAATAGCAATGTCATTATCTAATACAACCGGCCCAATTAAACGAGCGCTGGCCCCTCTGGTTGATGTCGCAACTCCCGTTAGATCGCCTCGCAAATTAATTCCACCCGTTCTAGCCAGTAGCGTCAAATCGCCAGCATTTGTCCCCCCTGATGTATTAATTGTATTGACAGTCAGGTTATTTTCAGCCAATAGCGTTACCGAGCCACCCGAACCCAGCGAGCCAGAAGTATTAATCGTACCGCTAATAATGAGACTTCCTTTGGAATCTATCACAACTTCTCCGCCATCTCCAGAAAAGATAGGAGAAACGTTAATCGATCCAACTTGAATATTACCCGCTAAATTATCATCGGGTAAATAGCGATTTGTGAGAAAAACTTGTCCCGATGAAACGCTATCTATATTAATGCTGCCAATGACAATATCGGCACTGGTTGCAGCAGGAAAAGGAGCCGCCGGAACGCTAGGGTCAAACGTACCAAATCCAGTCACGCCGACAGGGTTAACATCCGTTGTTCCCGCCCGAATATCTACAGTTGCTCTATTAACCCCACTAATAAAAATTAGCGTCCCATCTGAAAGGGTAACGCTATCATCTAATCCGGCAAATGTATCCGATCCAGAAATAGTAATTGAATTGTTGATGATAACGCTACCACCCGCAAAAATATGCAACGAATTGCCAAAATAAGAATTAAATATGACATCGCCATCAGCACGAATCACTGGATCGTAGGGGCTAAATAAACCGCCTAAACTGCCATCTAATTGTTCAATCCGAAAATTTCCGCCCGTGCGGTAATGAGTGTCCCCGCCTACAGGATTGGCAGACCTTAAAACCATATCTCCACCTGCAATTAATTCGCTGAGGGGATGGGTAAATGCAAATAAATCAATTGCTTGATTTCCTTGGAGTAACAATCGCCCTCCTGCTTGTAAAAGCAAGGGATGATTCGCACTATCTCGACCTCGAATTGTATTTCCAGCCAAAAGATTTAAGTCGCCTGTTGTCGAGATTTGACTTTCTACAAGCGTAAGATTATTTGAAGCGGCTAAAGTAGTAATTCCGGCATTGACATTTTTTGCAACAATATCTCCATTTTTAATCGGAATTCCTGAACCCGTAAGCTGAACTTCTCCCGTTTCTGTTAGACTTAAACCCGTTGCATGTTGGTTGAAATTTCCGCCAGTAATCAGTTGAGGAAGGCTGAGGGCGGTTATAGGTTGGGTTGTAGCAGGTAAGGGTTGAATATCTAAACTTAATAAATGACCTGCTTGCGATAAACGAACTAAACTTTCTCCGGGAATGGCTGCTATAACAATTTCGCCTTGGGGGGCAGAAATTTGTCCATTACTAACAACAGTTCCCCCTAATAGGGTTAAGTTCTGTCCAGAATTGACGGCTAAGTGACCCAAATTAATAATTGCACCGGGTTGCAAACTGGAAAAGGCAAAGCTGTTAGGATTGCCAATTAAACTGTGATAATCGTTACTGCCAAAAGCGTTAAACCAGTGATTGTTATCAAAACCAATCCCGGTGGCGGTACTTGCATTAAATGAACCCGGAATATTAAGTTGAGCATTGGAACCAAATACGATTCCATAGGGATTGAGTAAAAAGAGGTTAGATTGACCTCCTAAAACTTGAAGTAGACCGTTGATAAAGGAAGGACTGCCCCCATTAATGCGACCTAAAATATTATGAATATTTGGGTTTGAGAGAAAATTAGCTGTTTGATTCGCATCTAATCCAAATTGGCTAAAGCTATGAAAGAGGTTGCGTCCATCTCCTGAGAGTTTACCCCCACTGATGTCAATGCGATCGCCATTTTGATTGACTAGGGTTCCGGTTGTATCATTCGCCGGTACAATGGGTTGTGCGAGAACTGGCAAACCTGTCAATAGGCTTGTAAAGGATGCCAGCGCTAAACCCAAATATAGGGAAGACCCCTCTAATTTTTTTAAGTTTTGTTGCATAAAAAGAAGCCTGGGTAATGATGGATGAGGCGGAAGATGCGACTGTAGTGACCATCTATCTTACACAGTCTTTTTGCAGACAGAAGGAATTTTTTCTAAATTGCAAGAGTTCTCTTCTAGATATGAAAAAAAGCAAGTCCAGAACCCCGTGGACTTGCTTGAGCAATCTAGCGGAAAACCTTAAGCTAAATCGAACAGTAAGATTTCACCTTGGCTGTCTGTGCTAATCTCAAGCTGTTCGGTATTGCTAATGGCAACGCCGTCACCCCCTTCTAGCGGTTGATGGTTAACGACGGCTTGACCTTGGGCCACTTGCAACCAAGCATGACGACCGGGTTGTAAGGTATAGGTGAGGCGATCGCCCTTTTGCAACAAGCCAGCATAGAGATTAAGATCTTGATGGACGGTTACTGCCCCGTCGCGTCCATCGGGTGCGGCAATGAGGCGCAGTTGACCTTGCTTTTCTGCGGCTGAAAACGCTTTTTGTTCGTAACTCGGTTTTAGGCCTTCTTGGTTGGGTAAAATCCAAATTTGCAATAAATGCACGGGTTCGCTTTGAGAATGGTTATATTCACTATGGCGAATTCCCGTTCCTGCACTCATGCGTTGCACATCTCCGGGGCGAATGACAGAACCCGTACCCAGGCTATCTTTGTGTTCTAGCGCGCCTTCTAAGACATAGGTAATAATTTCCATGTCTCGATGTCCGTGGGTGGGAAAGCCACCTCCCCCTAGGACAATATCTTCATTAATGACGCGCAAGCTTCTAAACCCCATGTGTTTTGGATCGTAATAATTGGCGAAAGAAAAGCTGTAATGGGTGTCTAACCAGCCATAGTTCGCTTTTCCCCGTTCTTCTGATTTACGAATGGTCAGCATGATTCCTCCTTAATAAACCAAAATCGGTCAAACTAACAACAGAAACTTACCCATTGACGCAATCAAAACGTGGCGTAATTGCGATCGCAGAATTCAGAATTTGCAAATCAATCTCATCTCGATTCGCATAAGTTAATGGTAGACTTTATACAGACTTTTCGTAAAGTACGTACTTAAAAGTGGGATACTTACCAAAAAGATACTATGGAAGCTCAACAGGAAATTATCGCTAAACCGAGTTGCGCGGTTGAAACCACCATTCAAGTGATTGGGGGGCGCTGGAAAGTCTTAATTTTGCGCGAATTATTTTCTGGGGTAAAGCGGTTTGCTCAACTTCAGCGGGCGTTACCCGGAATTACTCAAAAAATGCTGACTCAGCAGTTGCGAGAACTCGAAGGCGATGGAATTGTGCATCGTCAGGTTTATCCTCAAGTTCCGCCCAAAGTTGAATACTCTCTTACCCCTTTAGGAGAAACTTTAAAGCCTGTTTTAGATGCCATGCATACCTGGGGAGTGCAGTTTCATTCTGGTCTATCCTAAAGCAGAAGGGGTTGAGCGTCGATCCCTGTCTGAAAGTAGAGTTGCGATCGCCCTAACATTTTTTAGGATTAGCACTAGCAACCTACCGATACAGGAATTTAACCCATGTCTCAAAATCAGCCGAATTCTGAAGACAACTTTGACGCCCAACGCCAAGCAGATGCGATCGCAATTGGCGAAGAAGAAGCCAGAAACATTGATGTCGAATCCGACTACGAAGCTTCCAAGCAGTACAGCGAGGGCGTAAGTGAAGAAGAGGCTCAAGCCGCGACGAGTCCCAAACAAAATCCGGCTCAGGTGCAAGCGCGATCGCAAAGTACCCCAGATGAATTTCGCAAAATGGCCCAAGAAGTTCAACCCAACAGCTAATCCTCAACAAAAAGTCGCCTGACTCAACGCAATCGGGCGACTTTAAACTTATAAAAAAGAAACGCCTGCCAAAATCATTAAAGACGCTGTAGAAAAGCCATCAATTCCATTAGGTAAAACTACCCGTCAAGAAATCAAAATTGCTAGCGCCACTAAACGGATCGATCGTCACAACCGGATCGGGAGTCGTTTGCACAAATCCCGGCGGCTGAATTTCGCGGACAATATAAGTCCCTGGGGTTAACCCTTGGAAACTATAAGCCCCCTGCTCGTTCGTCACCGTTGAAGGCTCATTCGCATCGAGAGTGCCATTTGCATTCAAATCCAGGTAAATCGTCACTCCAGGAATCGGCGGTTCGCCCGGATCGAGCAGAGCATTCGCATTCAGGTCATTAAACTTAATGCCGCTAATACTTCCCAACAACGGGCGGTTGCCAAAATCAATACCCAAATTTTGACCGGGCGCTAGAGTCACCGTAGGACTCGGCGTCGTTTGAGCAAAACCTGGGGGCACCACCTCGCGGACTGTATAGGTTCCCGGCGGTAAACCCGCAAACCCATACACCCCCTGTTGGTCTGTAATTGCAACAGGTTCGCCAGCATTGAGAAGACCGTCATTATTCAAGTCGAGGAAGATTTGAACGCCCGCAATTGGCGGATCGTTCGGCTCGCGAATGCCATTGCCATTGAGATCGTTAAACTTCGTGCCTGCAATCGAGCCTTGCGGTAAGAAGTTACCAAAATTCACCCCGCCCACATTTTGACCTGGAGCCAAGGAGATATTCGGATTTGCCGTAGTTTGCACAAATCCTGAAGGCGCAACTTCTCGAACCGCATAGTTACCCGCAGGCAACCCAAAGAAACCATAATTTCCTTGAGCATCCGTCACCGTCGTCGGTTCGCCGGGACTCGGCGCGCCGCTACCATCTAAATCGAGGAAGATTTGGACGCCTGCAATCGGCGGTTCGCCTGCATCAAAAAGACCATTCGCATTCAGGTCATTAAACTTCACCCCAGTAATGCTACCGAGCAACGCAGCATTACCGAAGTTAGCACCCACAACATTTTGACCCGGCGCTAGGCTGATATTCGGGCTAGGTGTTGTTTGGGCAAAACCGGAAGGAACAACCTCTCGAACCGCATAGTTGCCCGCAGGCAATCCAGAGAAACCATAATTTCCCTGAGCATCCGTCACCGTTACCGGATCGCCAGGACTCGGCGCGCCGCTACCATCTAAATCGAGGAAGATTTGGACACCAGCAATGGGCGGCTCGCCCGGATCGAAAACCCCATTACTATTGAGGTCATTAAACTTCACCCCAGAAATGCTCCCCAGTAAAGGAGCATTCCCAATCAGAACCCCAACATTTTGCCCAGGAGCAAGGTTAACCGTTGGCGAGGGTGTTGTCTGTTGGAAACCAGGAGGGACAACTTCTCGCACCACGTAGGTTCCGGCGGGCAAACCACCAAAGCCAAAAATGCCTTGAGCATCGGTGACAAAAACCGGATCGTTGGGGCTAAGGACGCCGTTATTATCCAGATCTAGGAAAACAGAAACCCCCGCAATCGGGGGTTCGCCTGGATCGAGGATACCGTTGCCATTGAGATCGTTGAATTTAGTCCCCGCAATGCTTCCCACAGGCTGTACGTTCCCAAAGTTAATACCAACTAAGTTTTGACCCGGAGCTAAGGTGACATTCGGACTAGGAGTCGTTTGAATGAAACCCAGTGGGGCAACTTCCCGCACGGCATAGTTTCCCGGTGGCAAGCCCACAAAGCTATAGCTGCCTTGGGGCCCGGTTAGGGTTGTTGGATTATTAGGGCTAGGTACGCCACTACCATCCAAATCGAGAAAGATTTGGACGTTGGGAATGGGAGGTTCGCCTGGATCGAAAATCCCATTGCTATTGAGGTCGTTAAATTTGATACCGGAAATACTTCCCAATAGGATCGTATTTCCAAAGTTGACATTACTGAAGTTCAGCGCCATAAAATCTCCACCACACTAAGAGATGATTGGTGAACTACCGAGTATTTGGCAGACAAGGCTATTTTATTCGGAAAAGATACCTTCGTCTCGTCCTAAATCAGTAAATTACTGGCATTTTGGCGAGATTTCCCTAATCTGGTTTCATTTTCAACACAGTAGAATAAATAAAAATGAAGCGGATAGAGAAGCACGCATGATTCCCACAGTTATTGAACAGTCAGGTCGCGGCGAACGCGCTTTTGATATTTTCTCGCGACTCTTGCGGGAGCGCATCGTCTTCCTGGGACAAGCGATTGACGCAGATGTGGCTAACTTAATTGTTGCCCAATTGCTGTTTTTAGATGCTGAAGATCCTGAAAAGGATATTTATCTGTACATTAATTCTCCGGGAGGTTCTGTGACTGCGGGGATGGGCATTTTGGACACGATGAACCAAATTCGCCCGGATGTTTGTACGATTTGTGTCGGCTTTGCGGCCAGTATGGGGGCGTTTTTGCTGAGTGCTGGAGCGAAGGGCAAGCGGATGAGTTTACCCCATTCTCGGATTATGATTCACCAGCCGTTAGGGGGCGCTCAAGGACAAGCGACGGATATTGAAATTCAAGCCAAGGAAATTCTCTATCACAAGGAACGCCTGAATCAACTGCTGGCAGAACATACGGGACAGCCGTTAGAACGCATCCAGGAAGATACGGAGCGCGATTTCTATATGTCGGCGGAAGATGCGATGAATTATGGTTTGGTGGATCAAGTGATTAACCGCAGACCTTCGGCAACTCAACCCGTTGCGGTGAATTAGGTTGCCGGGATGCTGAATGCGTTAGGAAGGAGTTCGCCTCCTTCCTTTTTTGTTTCGATCGGCGGGTTAAAATAGGGCTTCGTTGGGGGTGGGTTGCGTTTGCAAGTAGCTCAAAAATCCTTGCAGTTCGTCGCACTTGAGCAGGGCGCGAGATTTTTTGGCGTAGGTTTCTTCGAGGTATTCGCTCCCCTGTTCGTTACTCCAATTGAGACGTTCGAGTTCGACGGTGGTTTGGGCGTAGGCTTGCAGGTAGTGGAGAAATTCTAGCAGTTCGCGATCGCTCAAAAGCGCCCGCCCGTTTTTGCCGTAAATCCGCTTGAGATAGCTATTTTCTTGCTTTTGCGTCCAGCCGATGTGTTTGAGTTCGAGGTTGATTTGGATGCTGATTTCGGTAAAATCGACCGCCTCTTCAACGCTAGCACTCGGTTCTGGGAGGTTCGGCGGACTGTAAGCGGTATCCGCCTCCGGAAGCGGGGAGAGGTCTTCTGGCATCCAACTAGAGGACTCTTCCTCTAGGGGACTCTCTGAAGCTTCCCAGGTTGAAGTCACCTCTGGCACTGGAACATCCGGAATGCTGGTTTCGACTGGCTGAACGATGGGTTGGATAGGCGGTGATTGAGGTTCTAAAGGCGTTGTCTCCGGCGTTTCCACGACGGCGGGTTCAATTGGCTGCGGAACGGCTGCTTCTAGATGCCGAGAACCGTTTTGCAGGGGGGAGGTGCTAGAAGCGGGGGGATGAATATCTAAAAGCGCTAAAGCCCGAATTCTAGCTTGGTCTTCTGCTAATTCTAGGGTGGGGGCGGCGGCCATTCCAGAGGCAAGCGTTACCCCACTGACTTGTACGAGGGTTCTTACCAGGTAGTGACCTTCGTGAACTTGCAATAATTCTGAGACGAGGCCCCCTGTGGGATATTGCGAACGGAACTGAGTAAACATAAGCAATGTATCAGGCTTGAAAAGACGGAAATGAGTCTGGTTAGTCTGGTCAGTCGATCGGATCGCCAGGTTTAGAGGTTAATCTTTAGTAAGGAGTTCCAAAACGTTCTTTGAGTTGCAAATTTCAGGTTTGAATAAGTTATTAATGCTAGACCAAGTTTTTCACGCTACCCCAAACGTTGGAATTGACACCTTCTTCTTGCTAATCATTCTAGTCGCTTTAGAGGCGGTGCTGTCTGCGGATAATGCGATCGCGCTGGCGGCAATTGCTAAAAGCCTAGAAAATCCGAAGTTACAACGTCAAGCCTTGAATTTTGGCTTGATTGCTGCTTTTGTTTTACGAGCGCTCCTGATTGTGACCGCAACGTGGGTGATTCGATACTGGCAGTTTGAGCTGTTGGGGGCCCTTTATCTACTGTGGTTGACGGCTAAATATTTTTGGGATAAGGAAGAGGAAGCCAAAGAGGGACATCACGAACCGCGCTATACCTCTTTGTTGCAAGTGGTGCCAATTATTGCGGTTACGGATTTGGCTTTTTCCCTCGATAGTGTCACAACTGCGATCGCGCTGTCTAAAGAGATTTGGTTAGTTCTCGCCGGAGGAACCATTGGGATTATCACCCTACGGTTTATGGCGGGTTTGTTTATTCGCTGGTTGGATGAGTTTGTCTATCTCGAAGACGCCG
This Desertifilum tharense IPPAS B-1220 DNA region includes the following protein-coding sequences:
- a CDS encoding SdrD B-like domain-containing protein; this encodes MALNFSNVNFGNTILLGSISGIKFNDLNSNGIFDPGEPPIPNVQIFLDLDGSGVPSPNNPTTLTGPQGSYSFVGLPPGNYAVREVAPLGFIQTTPSPNVTLAPGQNLVGINFGNVQPVGSIAGTKFNDLNGNGILDPGEPPIAGVSVFLDLDNNGVLSPNDPVFVTDAQGIFGFGGLPAGTYVVREVVPPGFQQTTPSPTVNLAPGQNVGVLIGNAPLLGSISGVKFNDLNSNGVFDPGEPPIAGVQIFLDLDGSGAPSPGDPVTVTDAQGNYGFSGLPAGNYAVREVVPSGFAQTTPSPNISLAPGQNVVGANFGNAALLGSITGVKFNDLNANGLFDAGEPPIAGVQIFLDLDGSGAPSPGEPTTVTDAQGNYGFFGLPAGNYAVREVAPSGFVQTTANPNISLAPGQNVGGVNFGNFLPQGSIAGTKFNDLNGNGIREPNDPPIAGVQIFLDLNNDGLLNAGEPVAITDQQGVYGFAGLPPGTYTVREVVPPGFAQTTPSPTVTLAPGQNLGIDFGNRPLLGSISGIKFNDLNANALLDPGEPPIPGVTIYLDLNANGTLDANEPSTVTNEQGAYSFQGLTPGTYIVREIQPPGFVQTTPDPVVTIDPFSGASNFDFLTGSFT
- the clpP gene encoding ATP-dependent Clp endopeptidase proteolytic subunit ClpP, coding for MIGELPSIWQTRLFYSEKIPSSRPKSVNYWHFGEISLIWFHFQHSRINKNEADREARMIPTVIEQSGRGERAFDIFSRLLRERIVFLGQAIDADVANLIVAQLLFLDAEDPEKDIYLYINSPGGSVTAGMGILDTMNQIRPDVCTICVGFAASMGAFLLSAGAKGKRMSLPHSRIMIHQPLGGAQGQATDIEIQAKEILYHKERLNQLLAEHTGQPLERIQEDTERDFYMSAEDAMNYGLVDQVINRRPSATQPVAVN
- a CDS encoding TerC family protein, with translation MLDQVFHATPNVGIDTFFLLIILVALEAVLSADNAIALAAIAKSLENPKLQRQALNFGLIAAFVLRALLIVTATWVIRYWQFELLGALYLLWLTAKYFWDKEEEAKEGHHEPRYTSLLQVVPIIAVTDLAFSLDSVTTAIALSKEIWLVLAGGTIGIITLRFMAGLFIRWLDEFVYLEDAGYITVALVGLRLLARVINPDLVPPEWLMLSLIAALFVWGFSKRTVSPLEEELRESQKTAD